GAAAGTCACAACCGCCCTGCCCTGCCATTTTTTACTCATCGCATCATCGGTGATCAACACATCTTCGGGAGTCGGTTCCTGCCCTTCGTATGTTGCAACGACTATGCCGCTACGCTGCAAACTGGTTTCAAGGAACTGACAGAGCGACGCATTGCGTACCGCCAGCCAGCAACGTTTACCCGTTAATCCTTCGACACCTTTTTTCTGCGGATACTGCGCGCCATACAGTGGAATACGCACCGCAAACTGGCTGCCCATTCCCGGTTCAGAATCCACCGAGATGTCACCGTCCATCATGCTGATCAGTTTTTCACAAATCGCCAGCCCCAGACCAGTCCCCTGGAAGTTACGCTGTACGCCCGTCCCCACCTGGAAGAATGGATCAAATAACCGCACCACTTCTTTAGCTGGAATGCCCACCCCGGTATCGCGTACGCGAATAGAAAGATAATCACCATCAACGCGAACATGCAGAACAATGCAGCCGGTATCGGTAAATTTAATAGCATTACTCAACAGGTTGGAGATCACCTGCTGTAAGCGCATTGGGTCGCCATTGAGCGCCATCGGTACATCTGGCTCAATAAAGCAGTACAAACCAAGTTGCTTGCGTACCACCAGCGGCAAATAGTTGGCGGTAATGTGGTTCATGACTTCGCGCGGTGAAAACTCGCGTGGTTCGATTTTCAACTGTTCCGATTCAATCTTCGAGAAATCGAGAATGTCGCTAATAATTTTCAATAACAGGCTGGAAGAGTTATTCATTGCCGTCACCAGACGGTCAACACCTTTTGGTAACTCTTTGGTTTGTAATAGATCCAGGTTGCCGATAATGCCATACAGCGGCGTTCGCAGTTCGTGGCTGACGGTAGCAAGGAACATCGATTTTGACTGGCTCGCCTGTTCTGCTGCCTGCGCCATTTCTTGCAGCGACTCTTCCATCTTCACACGTGAAGACACATCTACCAGTACGCAAATTGCCACGTTTTCATTACGATAGCGCGAATGAACAAAGCTGATTTGCAGGTTTGTATTGTTACTGGTAAGGACATCGACAAAATTGACCTGCTGGCCACAAATAATCTGTGTCAGCCGTTGGCGATCCTCATGCGTAAGCATGTTGAGATAGGTATGCGCCAGTTCGTTACTCAAAATATTAACGCCATCGACAGTTCGCAAAATGCAGATGCCCACAGGCGCAGAGGCGACTATCTTGCGGTTAAACTGCTCATGCTCTTCCAGTCGCTGGGCGTCACTTTCCGCCGGAATAAAAATACGTCGCTCATACATCCGCGCGAGGGTAAACAATGCAGCACCCGCAATCACGTTCAGCAAAATCGCGTTAAGTATCAACATGCGAATACGTTCCAGCACCTGATCAACAGGCACGGAATAGACAATACTTAGCGAAGACGGCGGTAGATTTTTCTTCAGTACCAGCTCACGGAAACCTGGCGTATAGCCAAACCAGGATCGCTCCTGCATCCAACGCGGTTCGGCTTTAATCTTACTTTCCGGTCCGGTCAGAGAAATCAGGGTATGGCCATTTTCATCAAGAATGGTGACGCCCATCGGCAACGTCCCCGGCAGGAAGAAGTTCTCCATCCGAATGGTCTGTTCTACGCCTAAAAGCGCTTGCAAACGGTTTGCCAGATAAATCGGCGTCAGCGCGTAGAAATATCCCACCCCAGGACGCGGCCCTTCACTGATCCAGAAAAGGTTACTGCCACTGTCATCCTGTGGCGCGTTACGATATTTGTTAATGCGTTCATGCAGGGCTTTCAGAGCTGTGTCACGTTCGACGGGCATATCACGCAGGCCAAAGTTAGCCATACAGAGGTTATCGCTGCCGATTAAAAACACGCGGTTGAGATCGTAAGCCGCAGAGAAATTATCGCGCCAGTAGCGCATAAACCACGCCAGTGACTCCAGCGAGCCTCGCCAGGTGTTACTCATTGCGGAACAATCGGAATCAGCAAACAACGGTTCGAAAACCGGCACATCCGCTTGCGTTTCACGCCCACGCGGAGAAAGCACGCCGTTTTCTACAGATAAGCGATTTTCAGCAATGTACTTCAGCTCTTTCATGACATCAGAGGTGCGCTGAATAAACCGCTGGGCCTGATCGGAGCTCAGATTAAATTCCTGACGAATCTCAGATTCTCGTTGATGTAAAGCGTTGACGATGTAAAACACTGATGAAAAAGCAATCAACAGCCAGATCAATAACGCCAGCGCTCTGAACATGTAGCGCGAGACTTTCAGGGTTGTGCGAAAAGAAGCAAGGTATTTCAAAGGGGCGAAGCTCCGCCTCAGGTGAACGATGGAGTGTGGTTAAGGTAGCGGTAAAAGCGTGCCACCGCAATGTTCCGTCATCATTGCAACAGTATGTATCGTTTAGAAACCATTGCCTTAACCCCAGAAGCCGGAACAAATAGAAAGATTTCAGAAGACACAATATGAAATGACCATTCTGCCGACACTTGTGAATGGTTATATCCTGGAGTCGGCTGGTCGCCCAGCAGTCTTGTCTGAAAAAAGAGTGCCGGGCTGCGGGGGCATTTTACCAGTCAAAACTTTTCACCAGCGTCAGTTCACCAGCATTACGCAT
The DNA window shown above is from Escherichia sp. E4742 and carries:
- the rcsC gene encoding two-component system sensor histidine kinase RcsC, whose translation is MKYLASFRTTLKVSRYMFRALALLIWLLIAFSSVFYIVNALHQRESEIRQEFNLSSDQAQRFIQRTSDVMKELKYIAENRLSVENGVLSPRGRETQADVPVFEPLFADSDCSAMSNTWRGSLESLAWFMRYWRDNFSAAYDLNRVFLIGSDNLCMANFGLRDMPVERDTALKALHERINKYRNAPQDDSGSNLFWISEGPRPGVGYFYALTPIYLANRLQALLGVEQTIRMENFFLPGTLPMGVTILDENGHTLISLTGPESKIKAEPRWMQERSWFGYTPGFRELVLKKNLPPSSLSIVYSVPVDQVLERIRMLILNAILLNVIAGAALFTLARMYERRIFIPAESDAQRLEEHEQFNRKIVASAPVGICILRTVDGVNILSNELAHTYLNMLTHEDRQRLTQIICGQQVNFVDVLTSNNTNLQISFVHSRYRNENVAICVLVDVSSRVKMEESLQEMAQAAEQASQSKSMFLATVSHELRTPLYGIIGNLDLLQTKELPKGVDRLVTAMNNSSSLLLKIISDILDFSKIESEQLKIEPREFSPREVMNHITANYLPLVVRKQLGLYCFIEPDVPMALNGDPMRLQQVISNLLSNAIKFTDTGCIVLHVRVDGDYLSIRVRDTGVGIPAKEVVRLFDPFFQVGTGVQRNFQGTGLGLAICEKLISMMDGDISVDSEPGMGSQFAVRIPLYGAQYPQKKGVEGLTGKRCWLAVRNASLCQFLETSLQRSGIVVATYEGQEPTPEDVLITDDAMSKKWQGRAVVTFCRRHIGIPLEKAPGEWVHSVAAPHELPALLARIYLIEMESDDPANSLPSTDKVVSNNDDMMILVVDDHPINRRLLADQLGSLGYQCKTANDGVDALNVLSKNHIDIVLSDVNMPNMDGYRLTQRIRQLGLKLPVIGVTANALAEEKQRCLESGMDSCLSKPVTLDVIKQTLTMYAERVRNARES